The nucleotide sequence ATACGGTCAAATTGCAGAAAAAGACGTTTCACCCTGAATAAATTTTAACAAAAAAAAAGGGCATCAAATTAATTTGATGCCCTAATCCTATGACTTAAAGAAGTTTAGCCTATATTATTCACAACCTCCAGTAAACCCTTTTGCGTTAAATTTAGTTTGTACCGCACCCTGTCTGTTACCTTCCTTCACTTGAATGGCAAGGTTGTTCTCACCACTGCCATCACGCTTAGGACTACAGTATTCAAAAAGGTAAAAACTATTGGCCTGTTCCGAAACCCGAAAGGAAATATCATTAAATGTTGTTTCCAATTGCTCCTTATTCCCAGCAAATACACTAAAGGTCTTTCCAATTTTTCCCAAAACATCGGTATCAATTTCCGCTCCCAAACCTATACTGAAGAAAGCAATGTTCTTATTGGCGTTATCCACTTTTTTCAAGGCAGCAGATTGAGTATAACGGGAGGCCTGATCGGTACCATCCGTAAAAATAACTACCGAAGCTGCACCAATACGGTCATTGGTTGTACTTGCTGCCAATAACTTTTCTGCCTTGTCCGTAGCTTTGATGACCGCACCATATAAATCTGTAGAAGGATCCTTGCTAATATTGGCATTAATTCCATCAATAGAAGTCAAGAGTTCCTGTTTTACGTGGGTCAACTCGTTTAGCACATGCAACTTATCTTCTCCATCAAACCAATAAATGGCCATCTTAAAGGATTCTGTATCGGATGCCGGCATAACGTTGTTCACAAAACTTGCGGAAGCAGTTTTCAGTTCTTCCATACTACTGCTTAGAACACTATTACTTAAATCCAGCACCAAAATAGTGTTGTTATTGAAAATTTGTGAATTGGGGGAGATCCTGGCAAAGGACTCCG is from Arenibacter algicola and encodes:
- a CDS encoding vWA domain-containing protein, which gives rise to MKLYIKLAAICFSMALFVSCGNADDDVEFGVNGGGDLGLGKPVDDCLNLGDGELVLSIQDQYTTLPGKVSIFFKVSDTDGDPVPGLTANQFTIYEQGRNDECFSTISTTESFARISPNSQIFNNNTILVLDLSNSVLSSSMEELKTASASFVNNVMPASDTESFKMAIYWFDGEDKLHVLNELTHVKQELLTSIDGINANISKDPSTDLYGAVIKATDKAEKLLAASTTNDRIGAASVVIFTDGTDQASRYTQSAALKKVDNANKNIAFFSIGLGAEIDTDVLGKIGKTFSVFAGNKEQLETTFNDISFRVSEQANSFYLFEYCSPKRDGSGENNLAIQVKEGNRQGAVQTKFNAKGFTGGCE